A genomic stretch from Aedes albopictus strain Foshan chromosome 2, AalbF5, whole genome shotgun sequence includes:
- the LOC134288386 gene encoding uncharacterized protein LOC134288386: protein MNDLIDQNNQQIIVNQNLNTRIQQLTHAIQEVTNQANLNDLLMDDIETITSIVNVDILNQLLEDIQDAILLSKMSITSNKILPIREITTIRELLQDQGINIHLPDEALQYVTPKFATSHGTLLYFMHVPLLEENTAEIIRIYPIINSNQSIIQFPEFIVKSGNRIFVTQNPEDFVQKSSFLTDLGDECIKPLITGVKPKCNVVFNNQTIIKLISDNTLLISNIRNQTLESTCGPDNRSLEGNVIINFENCTIQLNNDTFRNEEYIGEPNIMYNAFYNLKPNWKLQEDIDLGKIHHDTIQNRRHLEHVYLEQNNLNFKFWSLFGGFSFTGITAVIIIMLIIIRYGGKGPGRSSLREGEVIASVCPNSEEAILSQLGDIQQQQQQQLATSLATLNEAHNGR from the coding sequence ATGAACGACTTGATTGACCAAAACAACCAACAGATCATAGTTAATCAAAATCTCAACACTCGGATTCAGCAACTTACTCACGCTATACAGGAAGTAACCAATCAGGCCAACCTAAACGACTTGCTAATGGACGACATCGAAACAATTACATCCATCGTAAACGTAGATATTCTCAATCAGCTGCTCGAGGACATTCAAGACGCAATTCTGCTCTCAAAAATGTCTATTACTTCAAACAAAATCCTACCTATTCGAGAAATTACAACGATAAGAGAACTTCTTCAAGACCAAGGAATTAACATTCACTTACCGGATGAAGCACTACAATACGTTACGCCAAAATTCGCAACGAGTCATGGaacattattatattttatgCATGTACCACTGTTAGAGGAGAACACCGCGGAAATCATCAGAATATACCCAATCATCAATAGTAATCAATCAATCATCCAATTCCCAGAATTCATAGTCAAAAGTGGTAACCGTATTTTTGTCACACAAAATCCGGAAGACTTCgttcaaaaatcttcattcttGACGGATCTCGGGGACGAATGTATCAAACCGTTAATAACCGGAGTGAAGCCTAAATGCAACGTTGTATTCAATAATCAAACAATAATCAAACTAATTTCTGACAACACCCTTTTGATATCCAATATAAGGAATCAAACATTAGAATCAACCTGCGGACCAGATAATCGAAGCCTAGAAGGAAATGTGATCATCAATTTTGAAAACTGCACAATACAACTCAACAACGACACATTTAGAAACGAGGAATATATCGGCGAGCCCAATATCATGTATAACGCATTCTATAATCTCAAACCAAACTGGAAGCTACAGGAAGACATCGATTTAGGAAAAATTCATCACGACACAATACAAAACCGACGACACCTCGAACATGTATACCTAGAACAAAATAATCTCAACTTTAAGTTTTGGAGCctgtttggaggattttcttttacTGGAATTACAGCAGTGATTATCATCATGCTAATCATAATCAGATACGGTGGAAAAGGACCGGGACGTTCCTCACTTAGGGAGGGAGAAGTTATCGCATCAGTTTGCCCCAACTCCGAAGAAGCCATACTTAGCCAACTAGGAgacatccaacaacaacaacaacaacagttagcaACATCGTTAGCAACTTTGAACGAGGCACACAACGGACGATAA